The Peptococcaceae bacterium 1198_IL3148 nucleotide sequence TTTTAAGCAACTCGGTGTAGGTAATAATAGAGGTCAGCGGTGTGCGCAAATCATGGCTAACATTAGTAATGAGTTCTGTTTTTAACCGTTCGCTCTTGGCCTGTTCAATTTTAGATGTTTTTACACCATACTTTAACTTGTTAATATTACCTGCCAGCACCGCCAATGGCGATTTGCCTGTCACCGGCAAATCTGGTTCCAGATTGCCTTGGGCCAACTGATTGGTACTAACAACAATGCGATTAAAATAACCGGCACGTTTAATAATCAGTATAAATAGTGGTAGACCGATAACTATAAAAGCTGGTGCGTAAATAATAATGATTTTAGGTTCCACCAACACCGCGGCGGCTCCGCCACCAAAACCAAATACCACCGCCAAAATCAATAATACTTGGGTACCAATGCTACGGATGAGAAAGGCTTCCCTCATCCATTGATAGATTCTGTAGGTTAATGTAGTTTGCCAAAGGGCGCTGGAATTAGGACTACCCTTTACCCGATCATATAGCAGTTTAGCCTGAATGACAGTTAAAGTGACAAAAATAGCGGTAACAATTAAGTCTAATAGTATATTGACAATATAGGTATACAAATTATTATATAGATAAAATGCATAACTATACTGCAATCGCATTAACGCGATCAAGCTAAAACCCAGTAAGCCAGCTATGCATACATCTATTGGTAGTCGATTATAGTATTGCTGCCATTTTTCAGTGATATCTGTCGGTACAATAATAGTTTTTTTCTTATATAGATAAAGACTTAACAGTAAAGCCACCACAGCACAGGACAATTGAATGAAGAAAAGTTTTTGCCTTTGCTGAAAATCATGATAGTTGGCCATCACTGCGCCCGCTGCCGGTGCAGATTTAGGTACTACAATTGTGCCAGTTAACATCCGCTCACTATCCCCAATCAGTGGCTGCATTAACTGGTCATAACCTAGATAATTATTGCCAACGGATAGATAACCGTGTCTGTCAGAATAACTGCGACTATACAATATATCCTTAGCATTGCCCTTAGATAGTAAATCCTTTTCACTGGCAGCCAAATTGGTGTAAAGCTGATTATTGTCAGTATCCTTTAAATGGTACTTAAACTGGATTTTTAGCCGGTTATACTCTGGGCGGATCTTCTCTAATTCTTTATAATATTCGTCTATCTGTTGCTCTTTTTCTTTGATAACCTTTTGTTTTACATGCTCATCGCTTTTAAAGTTCTCGGTAATGTCAGCGATCTTAGCATCCCGCTCAGCAATATAAATATCAGCCAGTTCTTGGTTTTGGGCTTGCAGTGCGGCATCAATCTCCGGTTGATATTGGGCAGTTATATCTTCCCGTTGGGTTGCCAAATCTCCATAGCGATAGCGATGCTCTTTAATTTCCTCTGGGGTAACTTCGATTCTTTCCTTTACCTGTTCTTTGGGTAGATAGTTAATTTCAAACATGCCTAAGTAAGTAATAAATCGTTGATAATCGCTTTCAAAATAATGGGTTTCAAAATAACTAGCATTAAAGTATTCACTTTGGCTTGATAGGGCTGTTAATAAACCACTTAAGCCAAAGGTAAATAATAATAGCCAGGCGCCGATAATGAGTTTATTTTTCAATTTTATATCCAATGCCCCATACCACCTTTAAATATCTTGGGTTTTTAGGATCAATCTCAATTTTCTCCCTAATTTTTCGAATATGTACTGCCACTGTGTTTTCTGCATTGTAACCTGGTTCTTTCCACACCCGTTCATAAATTTCATTAATAGAAAACACGTGGCCAGCATTAATCATTAATAATTCCAGTATTTTGTACTCTGTGGCAGTCAACTTCACCACTTCTCCATGGGCGGTGACTTCCTTTGCCGACTGATTCAGCGTGAGGCCGTTAACATTAATCACCTTCTCGATGCCGTCATAGGTGCCTAGTTTTACATACCTTCTTAGTTGTGATTTTACCCGCGCAATTAACTCTAAAGGATTAAAGGGTTTAGTGACATAATCATCGGCACCCACCTGCAGTCCCAATATTTTATCGGTATCTTCAATTTTAGCGCTGAGAATAATTATCGGAATGTTTTTCTGCT carries:
- a CDS encoding histidine kinase dimerization/phospho-acceptor domain-containing protein yields the protein MDIKLKNKLIIGAWLLLFTFGLSGLLTALSSQSEYFNASYFETHYFESDYQRFITYLGMFEINYLPKEQVKERIEVTPEEIKEHRYRYGDLATQREDITAQYQPEIDAALQAQNQELADIYIAERDAKIADITENFKSDEHVKQKVIKEKEQQIDEYYKELEKIRPEYNRLKIQFKYHLKDTDNNQLYTNLAASEKDLLSKGNAKDILYSRSYSDRHGYLSVGNNYLGYDQLMQPLIGDSERMLTGTIVVPKSAPAAGAVMANYHDFQQRQKLFFIQLSCAVVALLLSLYLYKKKTIIVPTDITEKWQQYYNRLPIDVCIAGLLGFSLIALMRLQYSYAFYLYNNLYTYIVNILLDLIVTAIFVTLTVIQAKLLYDRVKGSPNSSALWQTTLTYRIYQWMREAFLIRSIGTQVLLILAVVFGFGGGAAAVLVEPKIIIIYAPAFIVIGLPLFILIIKRAGYFNRIVVSTNQLAQGNLEPDLPVTGKSPLAVLAGNINKLKYGVKTSKIEQAKSERLKTELITNVSHDLRTPLTSIITYTELLKKPEIAEEDRQAYIEIIDRKSKRLKVLIDDLFEASKMASGSIELVKEKVDLVQLLQQALAEHNEKTSASSLQFRVTMPEHPVYVTVDGQKMWRVYDNLIANILKYAMENTRVYITMTVAPDKVIIIFKNITKYELGDDVNELFERCKRGDKSRQTEGSGLGLAIAKSIVDLHNGSLEIDVDGDLFKITITLPRD
- a CDS encoding response regulator transcription factor, encoding MDNYNVLVVDDEKEIRDVIEIYLKNEGITVIKAKDGVDAIEKLHEHEIHLIILDVMMPRLDGIATTFKIREQKNIPIIILSAKIEDTDKILGLQVGADDYVTKPFNPLELIARVKSQLRRYVKLGTYDGIEKVINVNGLTLNQSAKEVTAHGEVVKLTATEYKILELLMINAGHVFSINEIYERVWKEPGYNAENTVAVHIRKIREKIEIDPKNPRYLKVVWGIGYKIEK